The following is a genomic window from Polaribacter atrinae.
ATGGTTTTGATTCTTATGGCATCAATTTTAAAGCACCTAATTTGTTTTCTAAAAAGTGGGGCTTAGCACTCAATCATCAAAATTGGAAAAGTGAAGAGCCTTTGTATTTTGGCACCGAAACTGCAAATTACTTGTATAACAATATTTCTTTTGAAGCATTAGGCTTGTATCAAATCAACCTAAAATATCAATTTAATTTTGGTGTAAATTTCTTCAATGAAAAATATCAATACATCTCAGGGGCAACAGATCCTTCAGTTCCAAGAGATTTAGATTTAGATAAATTACTATTTAAATTGGTGTACACGTATGATAATTTAGATTACTATTATCAATATGTAAAAGGGTTTAAGAGTGTTTTATATGCTCAATATGTTACTTCTAATAATCCTTTTCAAGAAGATTTTTTAATTGCTTGGAACGATTTTTTCTACTATAAAAGATTTGGAGAAAAAGGAAATTGGACCAATAGGGTTCGTTTTGGTTTGTCTTCTAATCAGCAAACACCTTTTGCGCCATTTGCTTTAGATAACAACGTAAACTTGCGTGGAGTAGGTATTTTGGTTGATAGAGGAACAGGTAGTTTTGTTTGGAATACAGAATATAGACATACTATTTTAGATAAAAATTGGTTGGCAATTCAGACCAATGTTTTTACCGATTTTGGTTCTTGGAGAAATCCAGGAGGCGAATTAAATGATTTTTTTGAAAGTAATAATATTAGAGTATACTCTGGTTTTGGTTTGCGTTTTATCAGTAAAAAAATATACAATGCTACTTTTAGAATCGATTATGGTTTTCGGGTTTCTCATAACCCAGGGCAATCTAAAGGAGGTTTGGTATTTGGAGTAGGTCAATATTTTTAATCTAAATTTAATATTAGTTTCTTACTTCTTAAAGATAAACACTTAGTTTTGCTGAAAAATAAGATTAAGATGAGAACTTTTGCAATTGGAGATATTCATGGTGGATTAAAAGCATTAATTCAGGTTTTAAATAAACTAGAACTAAAAGATGGTGATAAGATTATTTTCATGGGAGACTATGTAGATGGTTGGAGTGAATCTGCTCAGGTTGTTCAATTTTTAATTGATTTATCAGAAAAGTTTGATTGTATTTTTATCAAAGGAAACCACGATGTTTGGTGTGCAAATTGGTTAAAAGATTCAAACGATGTAAACCCTTCTTGGTTTTTACATGGTGGTAAAGAAACAATGGAGAGCTATGCTAGTTTTTCTGAAAAAGATAAAAAACAACATCTAGAATTTTTCGAAAATTTGCCACTGTACTATATAGATACAGAAAATAGATTGTTTTTGCATGCAGGTTTTACTTCTATGCACGGCGTAGAAAAAGAACAGTTTAAAGAGCTATTTTATTTAGACAGATCTTTGTGGGAAATGCTACTTGTATTAGATCGTAAAATCGAAAAGGATTCTATATTTTATCCTAAAAGAATACAACATTATAAAGAAATATACATTGGTCACACGCCAACAACCAATTACAATAACCCCAACCCAATGAATATTGCTAATGTTTGGAATGTTGATACAGGTGCAGCTTTTAAAGGGAAGGTGACTGGTTTAAATATAGAAACCAAAGAGTTTGTACAGAGTGATAATTTACCAAGTTTGTATCCTAACGAAAAAGGTAGAAATAAATAAGACAACGTTTGTTATTTATCGAGACACTATCCTAAAAAGTGTGTAAGTTCAAAATTTCAGGGTTAGGTTATTTATAACTTAATCCTGTTTTCAAATATAGCTAAAAATTGATTTAGTATCACTCCCCAATTTCTGATTGGCATGGTCCATTTTTTAGTGCTTTCTCTCAAAGCTAAAAACACGGATTTCATAACTGCTTCATCGGTTGGAAACGAGAGTTTGTTTTTTGTGTATTTCCGTATCTTTCCATTTAGGTTTTCTATAAGATTTGTGGTGTAGATTATGGTTCTTATTTCAATAGGAAAATCAAAGAATACTGTAAGCTCATCCCAATTATTTTCCCAACTTTTAATGGCGTAAGAATATTTAGAATCCCATTTAGTTTTGAAGTCATTTAAAGCAGCTTTGGCAGCTTCTTTTGTAGGAGCAGTATAGATTTGCTTCATGTCACGAGTAAATTCCTTTTTGTCCTTCCAGACCACGTAACGACACGAATTTCTTATTTGATGCACAACACAAATTTGAGTCGTTGATTTCGGAAAAATAGTTTTAATAGTATCCGTAAATCCATTTAAATTATCGGTAGCTGTGATAAGTATATCTTGAGTTCCTCGAGCTTTAATATCGGTTAAAACACTCATCCAAAAGGCTGAAGATTCATTTTTACCTAACCATAATCCTAGGACTTCCTTTTTGCCATCTGTTCTCAGGCCTACTGCAATATAAATAGTCTTGTTTATGACTTTAGAGTTTTCCCTAACTTTAAATACGATGCCATCCATCCAAACAATTAGGTAAGTGGCCTCCAAAGGCCTGTTCCGCCAAGCAATAACATCTTCTGTAATCTTATCTGTAATCCTTGAAATAGTGGATGTAGAAATATTAAAATCGTACAGCTCACGTATTTGTTCTTCAATATCACTGTTACTCATGCCTTTGGCATAAAGCGATATAATAATATTTTCGATGCCTTCTGTTGTACTTTCTCTTTTCTTTACAATTAAAGGATTAAAAGAACTATCACGGTCTCGAGGAACTTGAATCTCTGTTTCTCCTAAAACGGATTTTAATTTCTTTTTAGTGTAACCATTTCGAAGGTTGGCTGCTTTACTTTTTTTGTGCTTATCGTAGTCTAAATGGGCATCTAGTTCCCCTTCTAGTAACTTCTCAATACCACGTTTGTGCAACTGTTCTAAAAAGGATGTTAGCTCTGGTGCATTCTTGAATTGTTTTAAAAAGTCTTCGTTTAATAAATCTTCTGGTTTCATAAGTGTGTAAAAGTTAAAATTAATGAATAAAAAAATCTCAGATTAATATTTAACCTGAGATTTTAAAACTTACACAGTTTATGAGATACTGCCTTTATCGACCATAAATATAAATCCCGAAACAATCAACAGATTCTTTCGGGATTTAAAATAATTATTTTTTAACTAAATACCTTTAGTTATTTATCTTTCTTTGGATGTACTATTGTCATTTCATCAATTAAATGAGTAGCTCCTGCATATTTATCAACAATAAATAATACATATCTAATATCTACCATGATGTTTCTACAAATTTCAGGATCGTAGTTCATATCACTCATGGTACCTTCCCAAACTCTATCAAAATTTAAACCTATTAAGTTTCCTTCAGCATCTATTGCAGGACTTCCAGAGTTACCACCTGTGGTGTGATTTGTACCTAAAAAACAAACCGGAACTTTACCATTTTTATCAGCATATTGTCCGTAATCTTTTGTTTTATGAAGTTCACGTAATTTTTCTGGAACATCAAATTCATAATCTCCAGGAACATATTTTTCAATAACTCCATCTAAATAACTAACAGGATTATAGTAAACGGCATCTCTAGGCGCATAACCTCTTACTTGTCCGTAAGTAACGCGTAAAGTACTGTTTGCATCCGGAAAATAACGCGCATTTGGCAAGGCTTCCATCAATGCTTTCATATAGGTTTTTTGCAAAGCTACAATCGGTTCATTTTTTAGTTGATATTCTCTATTCAAATCCTTATAAAATGCTTCAATCATTGGTTTTGCATATTGATATGCAGCATCATTATTCAAGTTTTTAAGCACTTTTTTAGCTTTTCCATCAAACAATTGTAAAGCGGTATCTAGATTTGTAAAAGCTGTTTTTTCATAAATACTAGCATCAACGTTATCGTTATAGAAAGGCATTACATTTTCGAACACACCTTTGTCTACACCCACATCATAATTTTTGTGAATGCCTTTTAAAGTGCTTTCTATAGCAGCTTTTGCTTTGTCAAAAGACTTTGGATCTTTATTAATCGCTTGCTCAAACTGATATGCTCTAAAAGTCATGGTCATCAGTTCATTTGTTATTAAAAAGACTTCAATAAAGTTTCTTCTTTTGATGTTGATAGGAGCAAACTCTTTATATAAACGATCAAATTCAGGAAGAATATTTCCATACTTTTCCGTTAAGTTTTTTTCTGCTAATGCATTTGTAAAAGTAGCTTCAAAGGCTTGTCTTTTTTCTACCGCATCACTTTTTTGAATACCTAAATTTTCTCCAATCCATTTTTTCCAAGCATTGGCAATTCTAGCTTGTTTAGAAGCGTATTTAATACGAACCTCATCACTAGTTTTCATTTTTGAATCAATAACCTTTAAGGCAGCTTCTCTAATAGCGATATTTGTTGGGTTGTATTCTTCTGTAATGTGTTTAATTGCAACTGCAGGTAAATACTCGTCTGTGGTTCCTGGAAAACCAAAAACTAAGGTAAAATCACCTTCTTCTACACCGTCTAAAGAAATTGGTAAAAAGTGTTTTGGTGTATAAGGTACGTTGTCTTTACTGTATTTTGCAGGGCGATTATTTGCATCAGCATAAATTCTGAACATAGAAAAATCTCCAGTATGTCTAGGGAAAACCCAGTTGTCTGTGTCGCTACCAAATTTACCAATATTTGTTGGTGGTGCACCCACTAAACGAATATCCTCAAAACGTTCTGTAACAAATAAAAAGAATTGATTTCCTTGAAAAAAGGATTTTATTTTGGTTTGTTGCCAAGCTTCTTTGGTGATTGTTTTTTGTAAAGCATTCCCGTTTTTTGTAATGATAGATTGTTTTTCTTTTTCAGTTAAAGAATCATTGATGCCTTCTAAAACTTTGTCAGTTACATCTTCTATACGAACAATAAACTCAATATATAAACCTGGGTTTGGTAATTCTGCTTCTAAGTTCATGGCCCAAAAACCATCCTTTAAATAATCGTTCTCTAAAGTAGAATGAGATTGAATTTGACCAAAACCACAATGATGGTTTGTTAAGATTAAACCTTTAGGAGAAATAATTTCACTAGTACAACCTCCGTTAAAATGCCCAATTGCATCTTTTAAGCTAGAATTGTTAACATCGTAAATGTCTTTTGCTGTTAATTTACTTCCTAAAGAAGTCATTTCTTGTTCGTTCATTCCTTCTAAAAGAGAGGGAATCCACATACCACCTTGTTGTGCAAATACTTGTACAGAAAGGAGTAAAAATAGTATTTTAATATATTTCATATGTATTATTTTATAAAGGGATAAAGATACAAAAAGGGTTACTTTTTACCTAAAGGATATATTTCTTGTTCGATGAAATTTTTTGGAAATTCTTCATCTCCTTCAAAGCCCAATTCTATGTCTCTGCCAGAATACGGAATGTAGTTTGTTTTAAAAATATAATCCCAAATACTTAATGTAATTCCGAAGTTTACGCCATTTTTTCTGTCTTCTGGCAGTTCTTTTACGTGATGCCAAATGTGCATTTTAGGGTTGTTTAAAATATATTTTAACCAACCATAATCCCAATTAATATTTGCGTGGTTTAAATGCCCTATAAAAATGTTAAAAAAGTGGACAATAGCAACATCTTTTGCTGAAAATCCTCCAATAATGGCTAACGGAATGTATTTTAAAGAACTGTAAACTACAGGTTCCATCCAGTGATAACGTAAGTGTGCGGCAAAGCCCATTTCTTTTACTGAGTGATGTACTTTGTGAAAATTCCAAAGAAATTCGAAAGTATGTAACAGTCTGTGTGTCCACCACTGTACAAAATCAACCACAATAAAAAAGATAAAAATTCGTGCAAAAAAGGGTAGTTTATTAATTTCTAATAATTGAAAATTAGCAATTGATAGACCTACAATTCCTAAGAAATCATTAAACAATTGTGCAGCCGAATTTGATAAAGCAATGAGTACAATTAAATTCAATAAAAAGAAATTGAAG
Proteins encoded in this region:
- a CDS encoding outer membrane protein assembly factor, whose product is MDDHLSNVSINIEENFTILPEVNFWTTTNQQFSYKLGLYDYNFLGRNITFGGFYQNNGFDSYGINFKAPNLFSKKWGLALNHQNWKSEEPLYFGTETANYLYNNISFEALGLYQINLKYQFNFGVNFFNEKYQYISGATDPSVPRDLDLDKLLFKLVYTYDNLDYYYQYVKGFKSVLYAQYVTSNNPFQEDFLIAWNDFFYYKRFGEKGNWTNRVRFGLSSNQQTPFAPFALDNNVNLRGVGILVDRGTGSFVWNTEYRHTILDKNWLAIQTNVFTDFGSWRNPGGELNDFFESNNIRVYSGFGLRFISKKIYNATFRIDYGFRVSHNPGQSKGGLVFGVGQYF
- a CDS encoding metallophosphoesterase family protein — its product is MRTFAIGDIHGGLKALIQVLNKLELKDGDKIIFMGDYVDGWSESAQVVQFLIDLSEKFDCIFIKGNHDVWCANWLKDSNDVNPSWFLHGGKETMESYASFSEKDKKQHLEFFENLPLYYIDTENRLFLHAGFTSMHGVEKEQFKELFYLDRSLWEMLLVLDRKIEKDSIFYPKRIQHYKEIYIGHTPTTNYNNPNPMNIANVWNVDTGAAFKGKVTGLNIETKEFVQSDNLPSLYPNEKGRNK
- a CDS encoding IS256 family transposase, producing MKPEDLLNEDFLKQFKNAPELTSFLEQLHKRGIEKLLEGELDAHLDYDKHKKSKAANLRNGYTKKKLKSVLGETEIQVPRDRDSSFNPLIVKKRESTTEGIENIIISLYAKGMSNSDIEEQIRELYDFNISTSTISRITDKITEDVIAWRNRPLEATYLIVWMDGIVFKVRENSKVINKTIYIAVGLRTDGKKEVLGLWLGKNESSAFWMSVLTDIKARGTQDILITATDNLNGFTDTIKTIFPKSTTQICVVHQIRNSCRYVVWKDKKEFTRDMKQIYTAPTKEAAKAALNDFKTKWDSKYSYAIKSWENNWDELTVFFDFPIEIRTIIYTTNLIENLNGKIRKYTKNKLSFPTDEAVMKSVFLALRESTKKWTMPIRNWGVILNQFLAIFENRIKL
- a CDS encoding S46 family peptidase, with protein sequence MKYIKILFLLLSVQVFAQQGGMWIPSLLEGMNEQEMTSLGSKLTAKDIYDVNNSSLKDAIGHFNGGCTSEIISPKGLILTNHHCGFGQIQSHSTLENDYLKDGFWAMNLEAELPNPGLYIEFIVRIEDVTDKVLEGINDSLTEKEKQSIITKNGNALQKTITKEAWQQTKIKSFFQGNQFFLFVTERFEDIRLVGAPPTNIGKFGSDTDNWVFPRHTGDFSMFRIYADANNRPAKYSKDNVPYTPKHFLPISLDGVEEGDFTLVFGFPGTTDEYLPAVAIKHITEEYNPTNIAIREAALKVIDSKMKTSDEVRIKYASKQARIANAWKKWIGENLGIQKSDAVEKRQAFEATFTNALAEKNLTEKYGNILPEFDRLYKEFAPINIKRRNFIEVFLITNELMTMTFRAYQFEQAINKDPKSFDKAKAAIESTLKGIHKNYDVGVDKGVFENVMPFYNDNVDASIYEKTAFTNLDTALQLFDGKAKKVLKNLNNDAAYQYAKPMIEAFYKDLNREYQLKNEPIVALQKTYMKALMEALPNARYFPDANSTLRVTYGQVRGYAPRDAVYYNPVSYLDGVIEKYVPGDYEFDVPEKLRELHKTKDYGQYADKNGKVPVCFLGTNHTTGGNSGSPAIDAEGNLIGLNFDRVWEGTMSDMNYDPEICRNIMVDIRYVLFIVDKYAGATHLIDEMTIVHPKKDK
- a CDS encoding sterol desaturase family protein; the protein is MNKYLDIIKNSYSDYWNYVKQSVLMELNWENYFYGLIIISLVVWALEAIFPWRKNQSLFRKDFWLDTFYMFFNFFLLNLIVLIALSNSAAQLFNDFLGIVGLSIANFQLLEINKLPFFARIFIFFIVVDFVQWWTHRLLHTFEFLWNFHKVHHSVKEMGFAAHLRYHWMEPVVYSSLKYIPLAIIGGFSAKDVAIVHFFNIFIGHLNHANINWDYGWLKYILNNPKMHIWHHVKELPEDRKNGVNFGITLSIWDYIFKTNYIPYSGRDIELGFEGDEEFPKNFIEQEIYPLGKK